In the genome of Mercurialis annua linkage group LG8, ddMerAnnu1.2, whole genome shotgun sequence, the window AATTTGTACATTTACTAAGCTGACAAACAAAGCAGAACATGAACTCAGAAATCACTATGCATCATCTTTAAGAATGAAggtaaattttcaattacagtacattttaatttcaaCTATACTATATTAGCTAACTGTTTTCTAAGAGTTGCCTAATGGTAAGTTAACTGTCAAATATATGTTTTTCACAACAGGCTTCAACATCTGTTAGAGGTTTGCACAGTGTGGAAGATGGTGATAAAACCTTTATAGTAAAACTTAATGAAAGAACATGCACATGCTGCAGATTTCAATTGGATGAAATGCCATGTCCACATGCTATTGCTATATTAAGCAAACTACACCAAGAACCATATCAATACTGCTCAGACTTTTTCACTAAAGAAAATATGCTTGCCACATATGAAGGAGTTGTCTATCCAATGCCTAGCCAAAATAATTGGGATTTACCTGCCAATGTTGAAAGTATGGAAGTTCTTCCGCCAATAGGAGCTATTCCAGCAGGAAGaccaaagaaaagaagaatcacGGCACCAAATGAAATAAAGAAGACAAATCAGTGTGGAAGATGCAAACAAAGAGGACATAATAAAAAGACATGtaaaaatataccaaaataataaaatttagttttcaaatacatttccTAAATACATTGATTAAATGATTTGTAATTCATTGAATTTTGGCTCAATTAAAGgatttccttcttttttttatttgtttcttataattttaaccATTTACCAATTATTTACTACTGTGTTAccagagatatatcaaaaaattatatgtcGCTACATATTAAGAcagtgataaataataaattacttacaTATTAAGAcagtgataaataataaattactaaactaTTACTACATGTTTTATAAATTACTAGAGGTTTACTAATATGTTGCttaacatatatttataaagttacTATAGGTTTCCTAATAGGTTACTAATAAGTTACGTAGCATCtatttataaagttttattaaaaagttttatttataatttattttctttacttaaatattaataatatttataatctcatttaaatctatcaacttttttaatatatttaatttgatatttaaaatgatataatctTAAAAATTTCTTTATAGACTACTAACTATAAAGCACTACCTTACTATTAATTTACCAAAACAATATCAAAAGTATACTACAACATACAACTGATAAAGGAAATTTAGttaatatctataaaattataaaaaatattataagtttACTAACCAGTTACCAAGACATTACTAACAGTATAAGTCAATTACCATTTACTAAAACTAAAACAGTAGCCATTACAAACAAAGTCATACAAACAAAGTCATAAtaggaaaaaaaacaatattgttCAGATCTTGTTCAGACAAAACactaaaaaacttaaaagtacTAAGCTAAAATGATAAGCTTCAGATCTTGTTCTTCCCTTTCCTCTTTGGATTTGGGACCTCCTCTTCAATCTCTTCATCGCTAACAATATTTCTCTCTATCTTCATATTGCCATAGCGGTACAGAAGAAATGCAACACGCTCACGATAATTCTCAATATTAAATTCAGAAGGTATTTCTTTACGCAGACACAAAAACTCCGCAAAAGCAAGCAAAAACGCACCACAATCGctgaataaaaaacataaaaatgaattattcaACAAAACTGCATAATTTTACAAATAGTAAATTTGAAAACATACCAATCCTTTTGATTTGGAAGATCATCCACAATTTCAATACGGAAAGCATCAGTTGAATTCTTATTCAAATAAGGCTGAGAAGTCAGATCAATGTCACTGCGCAACTCATAAAAATTCATCTGAGATAAAAAAAGTGGAATTAGAACAGAATATTTTGTAGTTGCTTCAACTGCAGACTTCTTCGCCACATTTGAACTCATAGAGTTATACACATATATGCATCTTTCTTTGAAGACCAAACGCCCCAAAATCCAGTGCTTCTGCTTCTTCATGTTCATTGGAAACAACACCTCATCTACATTCTCCCAATGTGTATTGCAAAGCATCTTGTATCCACAAATATACTTTGCAATAAGACTATGATCAGTAACTGAAGTAGATTCAGGCTTCTTCCTCTTCAAGTATGCCACATAGTATGAAGTCATTCTATCATCGAAGAGGCAGTCAGTTGTCGTAATTCGCACACCACCAACAGGTCTATACTTGGCTCTTTTACGAATGTAGTACATAACAATGTTGATATGCTGTAAAAAAAAGTAGAATTATAAATAACTATAACAGTTAGTAAACATTTAGTAGATAAGTAGAACATAACATCAAATGGTAAAAATAGAAATACTTACACGACACTGTAATAATTCACCCGAGTAATTAAGCGAATGAAACCAATTTTTGTTATCCACCTGATCCACGCCATAATTGAACGGAGTTTCGATAATGTCGAAACCTGCTTCATAAGCATTTCGACtacaaaaaaagaacaaataggAGGTAAAAAAACATTCAAGCAATCCTTCTAGCAAAAAATGGTAAATATAACATATCACAATTATAGTCTTACTTAAACTTTTCGTCAACCCAGTTATTAAACTCCATCTGTCCCGCATAACCTGTATCTTTACAAATATCATCATCAAGAGGAAACAATCCCTTTTTAAGAACCACATCCGGCTTAGCCTTAACAAATGCTAGAGGCACCACATCAGCAACTTTGAATTTAGAGGCAATCTTTTCAATTTGCTGTaattgagaagaaaaagaaaaatgcaaTGAATAAATGATAGTtactattattaaaataaatatgataataATTAGTAAACCATTAGCAAACAATTAGAGAAAATATGAAAAGTAAAACTGTTCGAAAACACTTAGAAAAATAACTGTTAACTACATAGTAAACAACTAGTAAACtcttagaaaataaaaagtaaaacaaaaacatGAAAAATTCTATAGAAGTACTATAaaggtaatttttatttatatttatatttacaaaataaatatggtaatgattagtaaaccattagcaaacaaattagagaaaaaaatgaaaattaaactgttaaaaaacaattagaaaAATAGTAAACCACTAGTAAACacttagaaaataaaaagtaaaacaacaacataaaaaaatctATAGAAGTACTACCTCAGATGGACTGCCTCGATACACAGCAATTTCTTTCAAAGCTGCCTtctttatctatataaaaagcATTAAAAAATGTATTGGTAAAGTACTAATatgcaaataataaaaaaacaaaaattttaaaaaagtaagaTAAAAAATATACCTCAGATTCTTGTTTTTCAACAGAACCAGCAGCTTCCTTTTTCAACAAAGCATCAGTAGCTTCCTTTTCAATCTTATTGACCATATCAGTCAGTAAGGACTCATCATATCCGACATCCTCATCAACGCCATGGCCCAACATCTTATCAGCAGCTTCTTTCTCAGCAAGCTCTACAGCTTTTGTAAGGGCATTAAGTTCGCTAGAATTGAATGTAGAGCAGGTTTCTGCCCCAACGGTACTTTGACTACTTAATTCATCGAACTTAAAACTTGGACCGCTATCAAAACAGAAAccctgaagaaaaaaaattaataacaatataGAAAACGCAGCAGACAATTTacattaaaaacttaaaaagtaaaAGTACCCTTCCACTATATTTCACAGCTGTGTCAACCACTTTAGAAACTATATGACCCTCATCATATTTCTTCTCGCCCCTATCAACATCATCCTGCTGCTCATGTCCACTATCATCAGCGACATTTCCATGACTTGAACCATCGTTCTTCTCATTATCCTCGTCTTCATCCGGTTTCTTACCATCTTCTTTAGTCTTACCGTCATCATTCTCATTATCATCGTCATTACCGTCACTATCTTTATCGTCATCTTCAGAatcttcatttttattgttGTCGTCAGCAACATCTTTCTTTGCATCTTTCCCACAAGActgattaaaaatacaaaattagttAACCATTAGAAAACTACAAGTAAATTATTGGtaaactaaaacataaaataataaattcaaaaactaGTAAAGCATTAGCAAACAGCTGGTAAACTACAAGTAAATTGCTAATAGTGTAAAAACCTCAGCAGGAGGAACAGCAGCTTCTTTTTCAGATTCCATTTTCAGAACAGCAGCTTCCTCAAGGGCACTAAGATCGATGGAATCAAACGTCGAAGAAGTCGCTACACCTATAGTACTTTGAGTGTTGACTTCTTCAACATTGGAAGTTGAACCATCATGCAGTGaaaatgccttaaaaaaataaagtttattagtaaaaatatagatattagaccttttacttaaaaatataaattaaaattaaaattaccttGATATTATCTTTTGTAACATTGTGACCCTCATCATCATTTTTTTCACCACTACCAACAGCATCATCATCTTCCAACTTATATTCATAATTGAACCTCTCACTCAAAACAGAATCAGAAGCGAAATTACCAGCACCATCGTCCTCTTCATCATCgtcattttcttctttcttattaTCTTCGTCTTTGTTATTATCCTCCTCTTTCTCGTTGTCATCATTACGATGAAAATCATTCACACCATTATCATCATCTTCAACCTGaaaaacatttcaataaaaaacAAGTAAATACACAATTAAAACTAAATGAACAAATTTGGTATACTAACTGTATACAACATAGTAACTAAGTGATTACCTGAATAGGTTGTCCACCAACACCATTTTTTATCAAATCTTTCAGTTCACCAAACTGAGTATTAATACCAGAGAACTGATTCTCTACAAATATCTTGAAATTCTGAAACTCATGGTAAAACTTAGATTGATCCCAAaacaatttatgaattttagttTTCATTGAAATCCCTTCACTTGCTTCTGGCTCATTCTCAACTTTCCGCTTTCCTTTGACAAACAAACCTTCTAAATCCAGCGCTGACCTCTCCTCGCCAGTGGGATGTAAATTGCTTAATTTCAACtaaatataaatgataaaaCTGAGTCAGTTAACTTAATGGTTACTAAAAGTGAACCACCAGTTTACCAGAACTATATTGCACAAATAGATATTTAATGAATAGTTAgactaatatattaaaatacctGGTCAGCAGTTTTATCAAATAGGTTTCGCAAGAAATACGAGCGTTCTTGGACCTCTAACACCTCCCAACGCAGTATACGAGGAATTTCATTTCCTGAACTAGTAGCAACTGCGCTTTCAATTGTAGGGCAACACTCAAAAAACCAAGTTTGGAAAGCCAAAGGAAATCCATCATATCGAGAGGAATTAGGATGACcagtttttgaactttttctctttaaaaaatcacaatttttcCAAGTactgagtttacttttcaaatactccactgtaaaatgaaacaaatccttcccccaaggaaaattttcaaattcccCACTACAAACAAGATCAAAATTCTTATCACGAACATTTGACTCATCTTTGTTGTTATATAGAAAATTCtcaataaaatacaaaacagCCATTTGAAAAGCCTCTTCCTCATTATTCCAACGCTTAGAAACAAAGCTATCCTCCAAaaacttttttgaaactttttttacATTTCCAAAACAGTTTTTTCTAAAGTCAGAAGACACAGTATTCTGAGACTTAAAATCAACACTGCCATTAACTTTCAAACCGGTTATTAAAGCAAATTCGTCGATTGAAAACTTAAGAAACTTTCCTGACACCTTAATCCACAACTCATATTTAACAGGCTGTTTAACTTCTCTAAGCAGTAAACAGTGAATCAACTGCCCTTGAAGTTTATACTCTTTCATGcgtaaaaaatatccaaaaacagATTTTGAAAACCTTTCTAAAGTTTCAGGTTGTAAAAGTTTTTTGATATTAGAAATGACAGAAACACCAGCATTATGAAGAATCTTGTGGGGAAAATGCTCATGAGGCCTAATGAAATAGTCTCAATCctgaaaagtaaaattaaaactgataaacatatgaatagtaaaatatataatatagcaaaaagaaaaaacatcatTAGAAAACATATAGAAAACCAtataaatattacaataatataaagtaaaaacTAGATTCCCATTAACAACCATTAGGTAAACTatgattaaaactaaatttaaacaaaacatttgtaataaaaaaatgaatgaaaaacAAGCTCTTAAC includes:
- the LOC126661408 gene encoding adoMet-dependent rRNA methyltransferase SPB1-like, which translates into the protein MVTTRSVSKKNPKSPSKIPKRKNPAMKRKIDFVETEMRVSDDHDDDDDDFQEVPMQVKKKMKPNFSVGESSKAIRNVKLIMPHEHFPHKILHNAGVSVISNIKKLLQPETLERFSKSVFGYFLRMKEYKLQGQLIHCLLLREVKQPVKYELWIKVSGKFLKFSIDEFALITGLKVNGSVDFKSQNTVSSDFRKNCFGNVKKVSKKFLEDSFVSKRWNNEEEAFQMAVLYFIENFLYNNKDESNVRDKNFDLRKSSKTGHPNSSRYDGFPLAFQTWFFECCPTIESAVATSSGNEIPRILRWEVLEVQERSYFLRNLFDKTADQLKLSNLHPTGEERSALDLEGLFVKGKRKVENEPEASEGISMKTKIHKLFWDQSKFYHEFQNFKIFVENQFSGINTQFGELKDLIKNGVGGQPIQVEDDDNGVNDFHRNDDNEKEEDNNKDEDNKKEENDDDEEDDGAGNFASDSVLSERFNYEYKLEDDDAVGSGEKNDDEGHNVTKDNIKAFSLHDGSTSNVEEVNTQSTIGVATSSTFDSIDLSALEEAAVLKMESEKEAAVPPAESCGKDAKKDVADDNNKNEDSEDDDKDSDGNDDDNENDDGKTKEDGKKPDEDEDNEKNDGSSHGNVADDSGHEQQDDVDRGEKKYDEGHIVSKVVDTAVKYSGRGFCFDSGPSFKFDELSSQSTVGAETCSTFNSSELNALTKAVELAEKEAADKMLGHGVDEDVGYDESLLTDMVNKIEKEATDALLKKEAAGSVEKQESEIKKAALKEIAVYRGSPSEQIEKIASKFKVADVVPLAFVKAKPDVVLKKGLFPLDDDICKDTGYAGQMEFNNWVDEKFK